A segment of the Romeriopsis navalis LEGE 11480 genome:
AGCGGCGACTCGCACCCATATCACCACAATAGGCCCGATCTCGCTGATGCAACGATGGGCTAGTGTCCCGGTGAGAATTCCGGGGAACTATGATCAAAGGTGCAATCGAGCGCGATCCATTGAGCCATTAAGGTTATGACTGAATCAAACGCCGCCCAGTTACCAGAATCAGCGGTAGCACCCGTAGCCCGATCGATGCAACGCGCCATCGACCAAGTAATTGACCAAGAAGCCTTAAAAAACGAACGAAAGTTGGCCTACGTTCGGGTGGTTGTCTTACTGATTTCCAGCATCTTGGATGTGTTAATCTTCTGCTTCCCTCAAGCCCTACTGAATGAAGCCTCGGTCCCACCGACGATCGCGCTGATTTCCCTGAGTGCGTTTGGGATTTCCGCCGCGCTCCTATGGGCTTTGCGCCAGCGATCGACGTGGCGCTGGCTACCCCAATTACAAATCGCCATTCCCCTGTTTGATAGTATCCTGATTGCCCTCTTCATCACCAATATTTGGCATGTCCTCGGCCAGTCCAAACCAGAAATCATCACCAATATTGCGGCGCTATGTTGCCTTTTAGCCGTCTCTGGCGGCGTCCGAATTCGTCGCCGGGCCTCCGGGGCAACGACCATTTTAGCCCTGAGCAACTTTACCTATGCTGCTGCCCTATTTGGCCTCAACAGTGCCATCAGTGCATTTGTCTTATTCACAATTCTGAGCATTGGCTTGATGGGCATCCTGACATCGGGAATTGTGCGGCGACAGAGTAAAAATGAAGCAGGACGGCGGCTGATGCAGCAGTTTCTGCCGGTGAATGTGGTCGATGCCGCCTTTGAAACACCGATGGAACTGCTGGAGCGGCCCCGATCCTTTGATGTGACAATC
Coding sequences within it:
- a CDS encoding adenylate/guanylate cyclase domain-containing protein; the protein is MTESNAAQLPESAVAPVARSMQRAIDQVIDQEALKNERKLAYVRVVVLLISSILDVLIFCFPQALLNEASVPPTIALISLSAFGISAALLWALRQRSTWRWLPQLQIAIPLFDSILIALFITNIWHVLGQSKPEIITNIAALCCLLAVSGGVRIRRRASGATTILALSNFTYAAALFGLNSAISAFVLFTILSIGLMGILTSGIVRRQSKNEAGRRLMQQFLPVNVVDAAFETPMELLERPRSFDVTIMVTDLRGFTHYSENLEPAAVMEFLNQLQGLLSQIVVQHGGWVDKFMGDGMLAVFGAPQPLDNHAEKALAAAQTMLLEVAQLSTLPVGIGLHSGSVVAGCLGADGHLEFTVIGDTVNVASRIEALTKQVGVSLLVSQITQQRLPLSAPPLQSVGDMPIRGRDAPIELFTLPN